GTACGAATTTAAACCACCTGCTAAATCTTCATTATAAGAAAACTTAACAAACATGATCGAAAATATACTGTAGATACCTAAGAACACCACTTGGCGGCCTAAGAAGAAAGGCACATTTAAGAATACCGATTTACCAGCAATAATGGCATCGTAATTAGGGCTACCCTCTACGGTTAAACCCTCTGCATGCCAGTGGTGGTATAAGTTATGTGTGTACAAACCTGCCGAAATTACGACAATGAGTATTACAGCTGCAATAGGCAAAGTTTTTGCCATAGCCTGCGGTACACGTAAAATTGATGCAGACCAACCTGCCTGAGCTACATATTGAACAGCCAGGAAAAATGTACCCGACATACAAACGCATGCAAAGTAATATGCCATAAGCAACAGGTTAGCAAAAGTACGCTCGTGCATCACTTTATCCCCAGCTAAAAACCCATAAGCAATAGCTGCGATACCTAGTGCGATACCAACGATGCTTAATGTTTTTACTTTACCTGTAAACTCAAACTGTTCACTAAAATTAATATTGTGAGTTCCCATTTATATTTGCTTTACTATTGTCCTTTTTGTAATTGTTGAACATACATCACCACTTTCCAACGATCTGTTGGTGAGATTTGCGAAGCATGCGAGCCCATGTTATTTACACCATAAGTAATGGTATGGTAAATTTTACCTGCGGTAAGATCGGCCATGTTACCACCTCTAGATGAGGAACCTGTTTGATAAGCAGGTACACCACTAAATTTCTCAATTTTAACTAAGTGTCCCTGTCCATCGCCTTTTTCTCCGTGGCAAGGGCTACAGAAAACGGTAAATAAGTGTTTACCCTGAGCTAAATTAACAGTATCTACTGGTAAAGGGTTAACCATGCTCACACCTGCTGCCTCATATCCTTCTTTTGTATTAGGATACTCATCATATTCAGTAAAACCTACCGGTTTAGTATGTGCAGGTGGCAACTGGGCTGTTTTACCATCTTTAAAATTTTTGTTTGGTTGGTCCGGATTGTAAGCAATCGGATCATACATGTTTCTGGCATATTCTAAGCCAGTACTGCGTTTATCTTTACAAGCAGAAAAGGTAGCTGCAAAAGCGATAGCTAAAAACGCTGTGTAAACAAATTTATTCTTATTCATAGCTAATGTACTTCCTTTCATTATACTTTATTTCTAAAGCACCTGCATCTTTTAATAATCCATCAATTACAGTATGTTCTACATTGTCTTTTGCATCAACTGCAATAACAAAACGATCATCAGTAGCACGTAAATCCATTACTCTTGGTGCTCTTCCTGGAAATAAGTGAGTAGATGCATAATAAGTTAACACCATACCGAAAGCACAGAATAATACTGTAAGCTCGAACATTATCGGAATAAAATCCGGTAATGCAAATGATGGTTTACCACCTATGTTTACTCTCCAATCGATAACTGCGCAGAAATAAATCAAAGCGAATGCACAGCAAGTACCGGTAATACCAAAGCAAAATGCTGCGATATCGATTCTAGATCTTTTAATTCCTAATTTGGCTTCTATTCCGTGTATAGGCATTGGTGTGTATACATCATAAATGCTGATGTTATTTTCCTGAAGTTTTTCGATGCCATGCATCATTTCGTCAGGATCGCCAAAGCTGCCTAAAATATATTTGATATCACTCATTGTTATATTTTTGCGTAATCTTCTTGTTTAACACTATCAAATTTTTCTAAAGACTCTACGTATTCTGCAACGTATTCTTTATTCTCATGCCCTTCTTTAATCTGTTTCATTTTGGCTTGCTCACTTGCAGTTTTTAATAATAATTTAACCTCTGCTATAGCGATTGATGGCAATACTCTTAAGAATAATAAGAATAAGGTAAAGAATAAACCAATTGAACCTACGAATACACTGATATCAACCCATGTTGGATAGAACATTGCCCAACTTGATGGAATATAATCGCGGTGTAATGAAGTAACGATAATTACGAAACGCTCAAACCACATACCTACGTTTACTACGATTGATAGAATCCAGGTAGCTTTAATGCTTAAACGGATCTTTTTGAACCATAACAACTGTGGAGAGATTACGTTACAAGTCATCATCATCCAGTACGACCACCAGTAAGGACCAGTAGATCTGTTGATAAATGCGTATTGCTCATACTCAGAACCTGAATACCAAGCGATGAAGAACTCAGTTAAATAAGCCACACCTACGATTGATCCGGTTAAGATGATGATTTTATTCATCGACTCGATGTGGAACATAGTGATGTAGTTTTCTAATCCCAATACTTTACGTGCAACCAACAATAAAGTTAATACCATCGCAAATCCTGAGAAGATCGCTCCTGCCACGAAGTATGGAGGGAAGATGGTAGTGTGCCATCCTGGAATTACCGATGTTGCAAAGTCCATTGATACAATGGTGTGTACCGAAAGTACAAGTGGCGTAGAGATACCGGCTAAGATTAACGACACCGCTTCGAAACGTTGCCAAGTTTTAACACTTCCACTCCATCCAAAAGAGAAGATAGAATAGATTTTTCTACGTGTACCCACTGCACGGTCGCGGATGGTAGCGATATCTGGTAATAAACCTGTGTACCAGAATAATAATGATACAGAGAAGTAAGTAGAGATCGCAAACATATCCCATACCAATGGCGAGTTAAAGTTTACCCAAAGTGAGCCGAATTGGTTTGGTAAAGGTAAAACCCAATAAGCTAACCATGGGCGGCCCATGTGCGATACCACATAAGTAGCGGCACAGATAACGGCGAAGATAGTCATCGCCTCTGCCGAACGGTTGATGGAGTTACGCCAGTTCTGACGGAAAAGTAATAGTACTGCCGAAATTAGTGTTCCAGCGTGACCGATACCTACCCACCATACGAAACCGGTGATATCCCAAGCCCAACCAACTGTTTTATTTAAACCCCATGATCCGATACCATTCCAGAAAGTGTAGCTTACTGCTACTACCCAAAGTAAAGCACCTAATGCGGCAACGATGAAACCAATCCACCAAGCCTTGTTTGGCTTGTTCTCTACCGGACTTAAAATATCATCTGTAATTTTTGCATACGTGATGTTATCTCCGGTAATTAATGGTTCTCTAAGTATTGATTCGTTATGTCCTGACATAATTTGTATTTTCTTTATACTAAAGCTTACGCTTGCACTGTTGTATCTGTATTTCTAATTTTTGTCATGTAGCCGATACCCGGTTTCACATTGATCTCTTCTAATACGTAGTAGATACGCTCAGAACGTAATGCTTTTGAAACCTCTGAATTTGGATCGTTTGCATCACCAAATACAATTGCATTTGCTGAACAAGCTTCCTGACAAGCCATTTTAATATCGCCATCTTTTAATGGACGTTTCTCCAATTTAGCTTGTAATTTGCCACCTTGTATACGTTGAATACACATAGAGCATTTTTCCATTACCCCTCTAGAACGTGTAGTTACATCAGGGTTTAAAACTAATTGAGTAAACTCGTTATTTAAATAGTTATCGAAACGTGAATCGTTCCAGTAGTTAAACCAATTGAAACGACGCACTTTGTACGGACAGTTATTTGCACAGTAACGTGTACCTACACAACGGTTATAAGCCATGTGGTTTAAACCATCACTTGAGTGTACAGTTGCCAATACCGGACAAACTGTTTCGCAAGGTGCGTGATCACAGTGTTGGCACAACATTGGTTGGTGAACAACAGAAACGTGATCTAAGTCTTCTAACTTAGCAATTTCTTTCTCTCTCGTTACATCACCATCCTTAGTTTCGTAGCTATAGTAACGGTCGATACGGATCCAGTGCATTTCGCGACGA
The nucleotide sequence above comes from Pedobacter riviphilus. Encoded proteins:
- a CDS encoding c-type cytochrome; the encoded protein is MKGSTLAMNKNKFVYTAFLAIAFAATFSACKDKRSTGLEYARNMYDPIAYNPDQPNKNFKDGKTAQLPPAHTKPVGFTEYDEYPNTKEGYEAAGVSMVNPLPVDTVNLAQGKHLFTVFCSPCHGEKGDGQGHLVKIEKFSGVPAYQTGSSSRGGNMADLTAGKIYHTITYGVNNMGSHASQISPTDRWKVVMYVQQLQKGQ
- a CDS encoding DUF3341 domain-containing protein produces the protein MSDIKYILGSFGDPDEMMHGIEKLQENNISIYDVYTPMPIHGIEAKLGIKRSRIDIAAFCFGITGTCCAFALIYFCAVIDWRVNIGGKPSFALPDFIPIMFELTVLFCAFGMVLTYYASTHLFPGRAPRVMDLRATDDRFVIAVDAKDNVEHTVIDGLLKDAGALEIKYNERKYISYE
- the nrfD gene encoding NrfD/PsrC family molybdoenzyme membrane anchor subunit, with amino-acid sequence MSGHNESILREPLITGDNITYAKITDDILSPVENKPNKAWWIGFIVAALGALLWVVAVSYTFWNGIGSWGLNKTVGWAWDITGFVWWVGIGHAGTLISAVLLLFRQNWRNSINRSAEAMTIFAVICAATYVVSHMGRPWLAYWVLPLPNQFGSLWVNFNSPLVWDMFAISTYFSVSLLFWYTGLLPDIATIRDRAVGTRRKIYSIFSFGWSGSVKTWQRFEAVSLILAGISTPLVLSVHTIVSMDFATSVIPGWHTTIFPPYFVAGAIFSGFAMVLTLLLVARKVLGLENYITMFHIESMNKIIILTGSIVGVAYLTEFFIAWYSGSEYEQYAFINRSTGPYWWSYWMMMTCNVISPQLLWFKKIRLSIKATWILSIVVNVGMWFERFVIIVTSLHRDYIPSSWAMFYPTWVDISVFVGSIGLFFTLFLLFLRVLPSIAIAEVKLLLKTASEQAKMKQIKEGHENKEYVAEYVESLEKFDSVKQEDYAKI